In one Erinaceus europaeus chromosome 3, mEriEur2.1, whole genome shotgun sequence genomic region, the following are encoded:
- the LOC103118029 gene encoding large ribosomal subunit protein uL23-like has protein sequence MAPKAKKEAPTPPKAEAKAKALKAKKAVLKGVHSHKKKKIRTSPTFLLPKTLRLRRQPKYPRKSAPRRNKLDHYAIIKFPLTTESAMKKIEDNNTLVFIVDVKANKHQIKQAVKKLYDIDVTKVNTLIRPDGEKKAYVRLAPDYDALDVANKIGII, from the coding sequence ATGGCGCCgaaagcaaagaaggaagccCCTACCCCTCCCAAAGCTGAAGCCAAAGCCAAAGCTTTGAAGGCCAAGAAAGCAGTGCTGAAAGGCGTCCACAGtcataagaaaaagaagatcCGCACGTCACCTACCTTCCTTCTGCCCAAGACACTGCGGCTCCGAAGACAGCCCAAGTATCCTCGCAAGAGCGCCCCCAGGAGAAACAAGCTTGACCACTATGCCATCATCAAGTTCCCCCTGACCACGGAGTCGGCCATGAAGAAGATAGAAGACAATAACACACTTGTTTTCATTGTGGATGTCAAGGCCAATAAGCACCAGATAAAACAGGCTGTAAAGAAACTCTATGACATTGATGTGACTAAGGTCAACACCCTGATCAGACCTGATGGAGAGAAGAAGGCATATGTTCGATTGGCTCCTGACTACGATGCCTTGGATGTTGCCAACAAAATTGGGATCATCTAG